The Mycolicibacterium mageritense genome contains a region encoding:
- a CDS encoding amino acid permease has product MNAETGADTGNSELKRTMGLWSLSAIGIGGTIGTGIFFILSEAVPLAGPAVIWSFVLAAIVAGLTAVCYAELAGAVPVSGSSYSYAYTTLGELVAVIVGACLLLEWGVAGAATAVGWSQYVNQFLGNVFGFQLPEALSNAPEEGGICNVPAILLILMCAILLIRGVSESAKTNAVMVAIKLAVLGMFIAIGVQGFDSANLTPFNPTGVGGVVTATGLIFFTFVGLDGVAAAGEEAKNPHRNLPLAIMISLITVTVMYVVVALVAVAAQPTSGFEGQEAGLSQILQDVTGSSWPGTVIAAGAIISIFSVTLVSIYGQTRILFAMSRDGMIPPVFHRVNPRTLTPIPNTIIVATVIAILAGFIPINFLAEMTSIGTLMAFITVSIGVIVLRVRQPNLKRTFKVPLYPVTPILSVLGALWIIYNLRVVTLYVFVIWVAVAILWYLVYARSHSHLGRHERVGLEAEEPKP; this is encoded by the coding sequence TCAAACGCACCATGGGGCTGTGGAGCCTGTCGGCCATCGGCATCGGCGGCACCATCGGCACCGGCATCTTCTTCATTCTCAGTGAGGCGGTGCCCCTCGCCGGACCGGCCGTGATCTGGTCGTTCGTCCTGGCTGCCATTGTCGCGGGGCTCACCGCGGTCTGCTATGCCGAACTCGCAGGCGCAGTGCCGGTGTCGGGTTCGTCCTACTCCTACGCCTACACGACGCTCGGCGAACTCGTCGCGGTGATCGTCGGCGCGTGCCTGCTCCTGGAATGGGGCGTGGCCGGCGCCGCCACAGCGGTCGGCTGGTCGCAGTACGTGAACCAGTTCCTCGGCAACGTGTTCGGATTCCAGCTGCCCGAGGCGCTGTCGAACGCACCCGAAGAGGGCGGCATCTGCAATGTGCCCGCGATCCTGCTGATCCTGATGTGCGCCATCCTGCTGATCCGCGGTGTCAGCGAATCGGCCAAGACCAACGCCGTCATGGTGGCGATCAAACTCGCCGTGCTCGGCATGTTCATCGCGATCGGCGTGCAGGGCTTCGACTCGGCCAACCTGACGCCCTTCAACCCCACCGGTGTCGGCGGCGTCGTCACGGCCACGGGACTCATCTTCTTCACGTTCGTCGGGCTCGACGGCGTCGCCGCGGCGGGTGAGGAAGCCAAGAATCCGCACCGCAATCTGCCGCTCGCGATCATGATCTCGCTGATCACGGTCACCGTCATGTACGTGGTGGTCGCACTCGTCGCGGTCGCGGCGCAGCCGACGAGCGGCTTCGAGGGCCAGGAAGCCGGGTTGTCGCAGATCCTGCAGGACGTCACCGGATCGTCGTGGCCGGGCACCGTGATCGCGGCGGGCGCCATCATCTCGATCTTCAGCGTCACGCTGGTGTCGATCTACGGGCAGACGCGAATCCTGTTCGCGATGTCGCGCGACGGCATGATCCCGCCGGTGTTCCACCGCGTGAACCCGCGCACGCTCACGCCGATCCCCAACACGATCATCGTGGCGACCGTCATCGCGATACTCGCCGGTTTCATCCCGATCAACTTCCTCGCGGAGATGACGAGCATCGGCACGCTGATGGCGTTCATCACGGTCTCGATCGGTGTGATCGTGCTGCGGGTTCGCCAGCCGAACCTCAAGCGCACGTTCAAGGTGCCGCTGTACCCGGTCACCCCGATCCTGTCGGTGCTGGGTGCGCTGTGGATCATCTACAACCTGCGGGTCGTCACCTTGTACGTGTTCGTCATCTGGGTCGCCGTGGCCATCCTCTGGTACCTCGTCTACGCGCGCAGCCATTCCCACCTCGGCAGACACGAGCGGGTGGGGCTGGAAGCAGAGGAGCCGAAGCCATGA
- a CDS encoding universal stress protein, whose protein sequence is MTILVGYPLKRRAKAVLSLAGMLARTSGENLLVCVVIPAPWTPGISRADQGYRAYIDELVEAAIAQAREDMPADVTAEFITIPAKSAPAGLLEAAQQHEVSVLVTGSSDSGQFGYISLSSVADRLLHSSHVPVAVATRGFRAVGGKIKRITLAYTGGEQSSLLLASARVLAAQYGCELRLASFAVHLSPSETERFRDERGTVLSEFAQEIYAAAEKELATDDPSQTTRPEIVIGYGRDWDEAFESVEWDAGDVLVVGSSDAGAVARVFIGSRATKIVRHSPVPVIVVPRSAAKEFAEEVGG, encoded by the coding sequence ATGACGATCCTCGTCGGCTACCCGCTCAAGCGCAGGGCCAAGGCCGTGCTCAGCCTGGCCGGCATGCTGGCCCGGACCAGCGGCGAGAACCTGCTGGTGTGCGTGGTCATCCCGGCCCCGTGGACGCCCGGCATCTCCCGGGCAGACCAGGGCTATCGCGCCTACATCGACGAACTCGTCGAGGCCGCGATCGCGCAGGCGCGCGAGGACATGCCCGCCGACGTCACGGCCGAGTTCATCACCATCCCCGCGAAGTCGGCGCCCGCCGGGTTGTTGGAGGCCGCCCAACAGCACGAGGTCAGCGTGCTCGTGACCGGATCGTCGGACTCGGGCCAGTTCGGGTACATCTCGCTGAGCAGTGTCGCCGACCGGTTGTTGCACAGTTCGCATGTTCCGGTTGCGGTGGCCACGCGTGGCTTTCGCGCGGTCGGCGGCAAGATCAAACGCATCACGCTTGCCTACACCGGCGGCGAGCAGAGTTCGTTGCTGCTGGCGTCGGCCCGCGTGCTGGCGGCGCAGTACGGCTGCGAACTTCGGCTCGCGTCGTTCGCGGTGCACCTGTCGCCATCGGAAACCGAGCGTTTCCGCGACGAACGTGGCACCGTGCTCTCGGAGTTCGCGCAGGAAATCTATGCCGCGGCCGAGAAGGAGCTGGCGACCGACGATCCTTCGCAGACAACGCGCCCCGAGATCGTGATCGGCTACGGCCGGGACTGGGACGAGGCGTTCGAGAGCGTCGAATGGGATGCCGGCGACGTACTGGTGGTCGGGTCGAGCGACGCAGGGGCCGTCGCCCGGGTGTTCATCGGGTCGCGGGCCACCAAGATCGTCAGGCACAGCCCGGTACCGGTGATCGTGGTACCGCGGTCTGCCGCAAAGGAATTCGCCGAGGAGGTGGGTGGCTGA
- a CDS encoding aminotransferase class I/II-fold pyridoxal phosphate-dependent enzyme: MTAPEQPNAPYLDAVVAYAFRGAARYHTPGHKGGPGADPALVKAIGIDALASDVPLGLWGVDIGPTPTPYVEAERLAAEAFGAARSFFLTNGATQGNHTLCLALAPLGTRIVAQRNSHASIVDGLVLSGGIPSFVAPEYDDVLGVAHCVTPSALAQALDNAPDARAAFIVSPTYFGMTADVAGLAEVAHSRGVPLVVDQSWGPHFGFHEALPPTALSQGADAMLTSTHKIAGALTQAAMLHISDSGRVDIGAVARALRLLRSTSPSSLLMASLDAARRQLVMHGEQLLNETLVAIRTASAKLKSIDGIDLVDESMVGRMGVTGYDPLRIVLDVRHTGRTGYEIADALRQNYDVHVELPLHATIVLVIGLGESAANLLRVAGDVEEVVKRLYRPGDTPLIVPPAASLGYEVAIPPREAFLGEAEQVAVENAAGRISCESIASYPPGIPALLPGERIDADIITYLREIADGGGKLHGASDPKFHTINVLAKEP, translated from the coding sequence ATGACGGCTCCCGAACAGCCGAACGCACCGTATCTCGACGCCGTCGTCGCGTATGCGTTCCGCGGCGCGGCCCGCTACCACACGCCCGGTCACAAGGGTGGTCCCGGTGCGGATCCCGCGCTGGTCAAGGCGATCGGCATCGACGCGCTCGCGTCCGATGTGCCGCTGGGCCTCTGGGGCGTGGACATCGGCCCGACGCCGACCCCGTACGTCGAGGCCGAGCGGCTCGCTGCGGAGGCGTTCGGTGCCGCTCGGTCGTTCTTCCTCACCAACGGTGCGACGCAGGGCAACCACACGCTGTGCCTTGCGCTCGCGCCGCTGGGCACCAGGATTGTGGCGCAACGTAATTCGCACGCCTCGATCGTCGACGGCCTGGTGCTGTCCGGCGGTATCCCGAGCTTCGTCGCGCCCGAATACGACGACGTGCTCGGCGTCGCGCACTGCGTGACCCCGAGTGCGCTGGCGCAGGCGCTGGACAACGCTCCCGACGCCAGGGCGGCTTTCATCGTGTCGCCGACCTATTTCGGCATGACCGCCGACGTCGCGGGGCTGGCCGAGGTCGCGCATTCCCGGGGTGTCCCGTTGGTCGTGGACCAGTCGTGGGGCCCCCACTTCGGCTTCCACGAAGCGCTGCCGCCGACCGCGCTGTCGCAGGGCGCCGACGCGATGCTGACCAGCACCCACAAGATCGCCGGTGCGCTGACCCAGGCCGCGATGCTGCATATCTCCGACAGTGGGCGCGTCGACATCGGCGCGGTCGCGCGTGCGCTGCGGCTGCTGCGGTCGACGAGCCCGTCGTCGTTGTTGATGGCCTCGCTCGACGCGGCCCGCCGCCAGCTGGTCATGCACGGCGAGCAGTTGCTGAACGAGACGCTTGTGGCGATCCGGACGGCCAGCGCGAAGCTCAAGAGCATCGACGGCATCGACCTGGTCGACGAGTCGATGGTCGGTCGGATGGGCGTGACGGGCTACGACCCGCTGCGCATCGTGCTCGACGTGCGACACACGGGCCGTACGGGTTACGAGATCGCCGACGCGTTGCGCCAGAACTACGACGTGCATGTCGAGCTGCCGTTGCACGCGACCATCGTGTTGGTGATCGGTCTCGGCGAGTCGGCAGCCAACCTGCTGCGGGTCGCGGGCGATGTCGAAGAGGTCGTCAAGCGGCTGTACCGGCCGGGCGACACGCCGCTGATAGTCCCGCCGGCCGCGTCGCTGGGCTACGAGGTGGCCATCCCGCCGCGCGAGGCCTTCCTCGGCGAGGCCGAGCAGGTCGCGGTGGAAAACGCCGCCGGCCGGATCTCGTGCGAGTCGATCGCGAGCTATCCGCCCGGTATCCCGGCGCTGCTGCCCGGCGAGCGCATCGACGCGGACATCATCACCTATCTGCGCGAGATCGCCGACGGCGGAGGCAAACTGCACGGCGCGAGCGATCCGAAGTTCCACACCATCAACGTGTTGGCCAAGGAGCCGTAG
- a CDS encoding TetR/AcrR family transcriptional regulator C-terminal domain-containing protein, with product MGLDREQVVTAGLAVLDDIGLDALTMRKVANHLGVQLNTVYWHAASKPALLAAMADLMLEGCADEPLPQQWQDRLRELAHRYRNAMLAHRDGARVVAGTFPVESRTLQLGEAFVSTLLAGGIEPRTAAWSAWAIAYYTMGITQEQQALPALDQPVRLADAVSPDRYPALAQVAEFFRPADFDQRFDFGLDLMIAELGRR from the coding sequence GTGGGACTGGACCGGGAACAAGTGGTCACGGCAGGTCTTGCGGTGCTCGACGACATCGGCCTCGATGCGCTGACCATGCGGAAAGTGGCCAATCACCTTGGCGTGCAACTCAACACCGTGTACTGGCACGCCGCGAGCAAGCCCGCCCTGCTGGCGGCCATGGCCGATCTGATGCTCGAAGGCTGCGCCGACGAACCGCTGCCGCAACAGTGGCAAGACCGGTTGCGTGAACTGGCGCACCGCTACCGCAACGCGATGCTCGCCCACCGCGACGGCGCGCGCGTGGTCGCCGGAACGTTTCCCGTCGAGTCGCGCACGCTGCAGTTGGGCGAGGCGTTCGTCTCGACACTGCTCGCGGGTGGCATCGAACCGCGCACCGCGGCGTGGTCGGCCTGGGCCATCGCGTACTACACCATGGGCATCACGCAAGAGCAGCAGGCATTGCCCGCGTTGGACCAGCCGGTGCGCCTCGCCGACGCGGTCAGCCCCGACCGCTATCCCGCGCTGGCACAGGTCGCCGAGTTCTTCCGCCCCGCAGACTTCGACCAGCGCTTCGACTTCGGGCTCGACCTGATGATCGCCGAGCTCGGCAGACGGTGA
- a CDS encoding PDR/VanB family oxidoreductase: MSVGCADQPAMVRQLRLEADGVVSVSLTRADGLPWPAWEPGAHVDVVLPTGITRQYSLCGSPGERDTYRIAVRREARSRGGSEYVHAFLRPGQKLAIRGPRNNFPLQDHDRYLFIAGGIGITPILAMARETAARGAPWRLVYAGSSAARMAFTDELAELGGTVECYESDRTGRIPLDELLSQPQPGTGVYACGPEPLLAAIAEQLTQWPPGALHVERFASRPKVTRPDTEFEVRCARSGKTVTVPPGRSILDVLADAGVPVSASCREGLCGTCETAVLDGIPDHRDDILDEQERAANDRMFICVSRAAGPRLELDI; this comes from the coding sequence ATGAGTGTGGGATGTGCCGATCAGCCCGCGATGGTCAGGCAGTTGCGGCTCGAGGCCGACGGCGTGGTGTCGGTGTCGCTGACCCGTGCGGACGGCCTGCCGTGGCCGGCCTGGGAACCGGGCGCGCACGTCGACGTCGTGCTGCCCACGGGGATCACGCGGCAGTACTCGCTGTGCGGTTCACCCGGAGAGCGCGACACCTATCGCATCGCGGTCCGGCGCGAGGCCCGCAGCCGAGGCGGCTCGGAATACGTCCACGCGTTTCTGCGGCCAGGGCAGAAGCTCGCAATCCGCGGTCCCCGCAACAACTTTCCGCTGCAAGACCATGACCGCTACCTGTTCATCGCCGGTGGCATCGGCATCACACCGATTCTCGCGATGGCGCGGGAGACCGCCGCGCGAGGCGCACCGTGGCGGCTGGTCTACGCGGGGTCGAGTGCGGCCAGGATGGCGTTCACCGACGAACTGGCGGAGCTCGGTGGCACGGTCGAGTGCTACGAGAGCGACCGAACCGGGCGCATCCCGCTGGACGAGCTGCTGTCGCAACCGCAGCCGGGCACGGGCGTGTACGCGTGCGGACCCGAACCGCTCTTGGCCGCGATCGCCGAGCAACTGACGCAGTGGCCGCCCGGTGCGCTGCACGTCGAACGGTTCGCATCGCGACCGAAGGTGACGCGTCCCGATACCGAATTCGAAGTGCGTTGTGCGCGTTCGGGCAAGACCGTCACGGTGCCGCCAGGGCGCAGCATTCTCGACGTCCTCGCGGATGCGGGTGTGCCGGTGTCGGCCTCGTGCCGGGAAGGGTTGTGCGGTACCTGCGAGACGGCGGTGCTCGACGGTATCCCCGACCACCGCGACGACATCCTCGACGAGCAGGAACGCGCGGCCAACGACCGCATGTTCATCTGCGTGTCCCGCGCGGCCGGACCCCGACTGGAACTGGACATCTGA
- a CDS encoding MSMEG_1061 family FMN-dependent PPOX-type flavoprotein yields the protein MTRTAADDYQPVDLSRIREIIGYPPKFIEEKKTSSLGDFARRFIAHSTFYVVATVNDAGQVDASPKGDPPGAVKVLDSRTLAIPDRPGNKAIDTFRNLVERPGIGVLFLVPGVREVLRVNGDAFVTDDPNLLDMLAADGKPAVLATIVRVQEVFYQCGKALIRSRMWNPDPGLAEALLGGANFYSAIGAEMGEMATTMGIDVSGLIDITNEHYETTLY from the coding sequence ATGACCCGCACCGCAGCTGACGACTACCAGCCCGTCGATCTGTCTCGCATCCGCGAAATCATCGGCTATCCACCCAAGTTCATCGAGGAGAAGAAGACCTCGAGCCTCGGGGACTTCGCGCGGCGCTTCATCGCGCACAGCACGTTCTACGTCGTCGCGACCGTCAACGACGCCGGCCAGGTCGATGCGAGCCCGAAGGGCGACCCGCCCGGGGCGGTCAAGGTGCTCGACTCGCGGACCCTGGCGATCCCGGACCGGCCGGGCAACAAGGCCATCGACACGTTCCGCAACCTCGTCGAGCGCCCCGGCATCGGCGTGCTGTTCCTGGTGCCCGGCGTCCGCGAGGTGCTGCGCGTCAACGGCGACGCCTTCGTCACCGACGACCCCAATCTGCTCGACATGCTCGCGGCCGACGGCAAGCCCGCGGTGCTCGCCACCATCGTGCGCGTCCAGGAAGTGTTCTACCAATGCGGCAAGGCGCTCATCCGCTCGCGCATGTGGAACCCGGATCCCGGCCTGGCCGAAGCGCTGCTGGGCGGCGCGAATTTCTACAGCGCCATCGGGGCGGAGATGGGCGAGATGGCCACCACCATGGGAATCGATGTGAGCGGGCTGATCGACATCACCAACGAGCATTACGAGACGACCTTGTACTGA
- a CDS encoding WS/DGAT/MGAT family O-acyltransferase: MEFMSPTDSMFLIAETREHPFHVGGLALYEPPAGAGRDFVRELHEEMVAHTDFQPVFRKHPATILGGIANVGWTYDNDVDLDYHLRRSALPTPGRVRDLLELTSRLHGGLLDRHRPLWEAHLIEGLADGRFAVYTKLHHALIDGVSALKLIMRTLSEDPDDTEVRVPWDVPRKKRPHQNSSLLRTVTDAAGSVAGIAPSSVKLARSALLEQQLTLPFAAPKTMFNVKIGGARRVAAQSWPLERFKRIKEATGATINDVVLGMCAGALRAYLLEQSALPDRPLIAMVPVSLRSENEADTGGNLVGSILCNLATDLDDPAERLTVISESMRGNKKVFSELPRMQALALSALMIAPLGLAAVPGFVKATAPPFNLVISNVPGPRHPLYWKGARLDGNYPLSIALDGQAMNITLANNADNLDFGLVGCRRSVPHLQRMLSHLEDSLKALEVATGV; this comes from the coding sequence ATGGAGTTCATGTCGCCCACCGATTCGATGTTCCTGATCGCTGAGACGCGTGAGCACCCGTTCCATGTCGGCGGTCTGGCGCTCTACGAGCCGCCGGCCGGCGCGGGCCGCGACTTCGTGCGGGAACTGCACGAGGAAATGGTCGCCCACACCGACTTTCAGCCCGTGTTCCGCAAACACCCGGCGACCATCCTCGGCGGCATCGCCAACGTCGGCTGGACCTACGACAACGACGTCGACCTGGACTATCACCTGCGCCGCTCGGCGCTGCCGACCCCAGGCCGAGTGCGTGACCTGCTGGAACTGACGTCGCGCCTGCACGGCGGCCTGCTCGACCGGCACCGCCCGCTGTGGGAGGCCCACCTGATCGAGGGCTTGGCCGACGGCCGGTTCGCGGTCTACACCAAGCTGCACCACGCGCTCATCGACGGCGTCTCGGCCCTCAAGCTGATCATGCGCACGCTGTCGGAGGATCCGGACGATACCGAGGTCCGGGTGCCGTGGGACGTGCCGCGCAAGAAGCGGCCGCACCAGAATTCGTCGCTGCTGCGCACCGTGACCGACGCTGCGGGCTCGGTCGCCGGGATCGCGCCGTCGTCCGTGAAGCTGGCCCGCTCGGCGTTGCTGGAACAGCAACTCACGTTGCCGTTCGCGGCGCCCAAGACCATGTTCAACGTCAAGATCGGTGGTGCGCGGCGGGTTGCGGCACAATCCTGGCCACTGGAGCGGTTCAAGCGGATCAAGGAGGCCACCGGCGCCACGATCAACGACGTCGTGCTCGGCATGTGTGCCGGCGCGTTGCGGGCATATCTGCTGGAGCAGTCCGCGCTGCCTGACCGGCCGCTGATCGCGATGGTTCCGGTCAGCCTACGGTCGGAGAACGAGGCCGATACCGGCGGAAACCTGGTCGGGTCGATCCTGTGCAACCTGGCCACCGACCTCGACGACCCGGCCGAACGCCTCACCGTGATCAGCGAGTCGATGCGCGGCAACAAGAAGGTGTTCTCGGAGCTGCCCCGGATGCAGGCCCTCGCGTTGTCGGCACTGATGATCGCGCCGCTGGGCCTGGCCGCGGTCCCGGGCTTCGTCAAGGCCACGGCCCCGCCGTTCAACCTGGTCATCTCCAATGTGCCGGGGCCGCGACATCCGTTGTACTGGAAGGGCGCCCGCCTGGACGGCAACTATCCGCTGTCCATTGCGCTCGACGGGCAGGCCATGAACATCACGCTGGCCAACAACGCCGACAACTTGGATTTCGGCTTGGTCGGTTGCCGGCGCAGCGTGCCGCACCTGCAGCGCATGCTCAGCCATCTCGAGGACTCCCTCAAGGCGCTCGAGGTCGCCACCGGAGTCTGA
- a CDS encoding propanediol/glycerol family dehydratase large subunit — protein sequence MRILDAKPVNLDGFSVANPALGLVAMHSPHDPEPSLVVRDGQVVELDGKAAADFDVIDEFIARYGLDLDVAAEAMAMSDVELARKTVDLNVPRAEVVRLIGGTTPAKLARVIAVLTPVEMQMAMAKMRARRTPSNQAHVTNQLDDPMLIAADAASAVAYGFREVETTVPVLGDAPSNAVALLIGSQVGIPGAMAQCSIEEALELRLGLRGLTSYAETISIYGTEQVFVDGDDTPFSKAILTSAYASRGLKMRVTSGGGAEVLMGAAEKCSILYLESRCVSLARALGSQGVQNGGIDGVGVVASVPEGMKELLAENLMVMLRDLESCAGNDNLISESDIRRSAHTLPVLLAGADFIFSGFGSIPRYDNAFALSNFNSDDMDDFLVLQRDWGADGGLRTVSAEHLARVRRRAAQAVQAVYRDLGLADFDDSHIDEVVAANGSRDLPPGDPKAVAEAANAIEAKQLTVFDVVAALHRTGFRAEAEAIMKLTAERLRGDQLQTSAIFDEQFRVLSKITDPNDYSGPGTGYALTGQRRAEIDDIRQQRSAAELTADQAEHAGHITVTEVEPARQGSDPREVCIGLSPALGRSVWLSLCGLTIGEVIRQICAGLEEEGCVPRFVRVRSTIDVGLIGLTAAKLSGSGIGIGLQGKGTALIHRRDLAPLANLELFSVAPLLTAKNYRELGRNAARHAKGMAPVPILTGGTDESISARYHARAVALVALEREASEPGQAPVTVEVTRA from the coding sequence ATGCGGATTCTCGACGCGAAACCGGTGAACCTCGACGGTTTCAGCGTGGCCAACCCGGCTCTGGGCCTGGTGGCGATGCACAGTCCGCATGACCCGGAGCCCTCGCTGGTGGTCCGGGACGGTCAGGTCGTCGAACTCGACGGCAAGGCCGCCGCGGACTTCGACGTGATCGACGAGTTCATCGCACGCTACGGCCTTGACCTCGACGTCGCGGCCGAGGCCATGGCCATGTCGGACGTCGAACTGGCCCGCAAGACCGTCGACCTCAACGTGCCGCGCGCCGAGGTGGTGCGGCTGATCGGCGGCACCACGCCGGCCAAGCTGGCCAGGGTCATCGCGGTGCTCACGCCGGTCGAGATGCAGATGGCGATGGCCAAGATGCGGGCCCGCCGCACGCCGAGCAATCAGGCGCACGTGACCAATCAGCTCGACGACCCGATGCTCATCGCCGCGGATGCCGCGAGCGCGGTCGCCTACGGGTTCCGCGAAGTGGAGACGACGGTGCCGGTACTCGGCGACGCACCGTCGAATGCCGTTGCGCTGCTGATCGGTTCGCAGGTCGGGATACCCGGCGCGATGGCGCAGTGTTCGATCGAGGAGGCCCTCGAGCTGCGGCTCGGGCTGCGCGGGCTGACCAGCTACGCCGAGACCATTTCCATCTACGGCACCGAGCAGGTCTTCGTCGACGGTGACGACACCCCGTTCTCGAAGGCCATCCTCACGTCGGCGTACGCGTCGCGCGGGCTCAAGATGCGGGTCACCAGCGGCGGCGGCGCCGAGGTGCTGATGGGCGCGGCCGAGAAATGCTCGATCCTCTACCTGGAATCGCGCTGCGTGTCGCTGGCCCGTGCGCTCGGATCGCAGGGCGTGCAGAACGGGGGCATCGACGGCGTCGGGGTGGTGGCCTCGGTGCCCGAGGGCATGAAGGAACTGCTCGCCGAGAACCTCATGGTGATGCTGCGCGACCTGGAATCGTGCGCGGGCAACGACAACCTGATCTCCGAATCCGACATCCGGCGCAGCGCCCACACCCTGCCGGTGCTGCTGGCCGGTGCCGACTTCATCTTCTCGGGATTCGGTTCGATCCCGCGGTACGACAACGCCTTCGCGCTGTCCAACTTCAACTCCGACGACATGGATGACTTCCTCGTCCTGCAACGGGACTGGGGAGCCGACGGTGGCCTGCGCACGGTGTCGGCCGAGCATCTGGCCCGGGTCCGACGACGCGCGGCACAGGCCGTGCAGGCGGTGTACCGCGACTTGGGGCTTGCCGATTTCGACGACAGCCACATCGATGAGGTGGTGGCCGCCAACGGTTCGCGCGACCTGCCGCCCGGCGATCCCAAGGCGGTCGCCGAGGCGGCCAACGCGATCGAGGCCAAGCAGCTCACGGTGTTCGACGTTGTGGCGGCGCTGCACCGCACGGGCTTTCGGGCGGAGGCCGAGGCCATCATGAAGCTGACCGCCGAGCGGTTGCGGGGCGATCAGCTGCAGACCTCGGCGATCTTCGACGAGCAGTTCCGGGTGTTGTCGAAAATCACCGATCCCAACGACTATTCGGGTCCGGGCACCGGATATGCGCTGACCGGGCAGCGCCGCGCCGAGATCGACGACATCCGCCAGCAGCGCAGCGCTGCCGAGCTGACCGCCGATCAGGCCGAGCACGCCGGGCACATCACCGTGACCGAGGTGGAGCCGGCGCGTCAGGGCAGCGACCCCCGTGAGGTGTGCATCGGCCTCTCGCCTGCGTTGGGCCGCAGTGTGTGGCTGAGCCTGTGCGGCTTGACCATCGGCGAGGTCATCCGCCAGATCTGCGCGGGGCTTGAGGAAGAGGGTTGCGTGCCACGGTTTGTGCGGGTCCGCTCGACCATCGACGTCGGCCTGATCGGGCTCACGGCCGCCAAGCTTTCCGGGTCCGGCATCGGAATAGGTTTGCAGGGCAAGGGAACCGCGCTGATCCATCGCCGAGACCTGGCCCCACTGGCCAACCTCGAGCTGTTCAGCGTCGCGCCGCTGCTGACCGCGAAGAACTACCGCGAGCTGGGGCGCAACGCCGCGCGGCACGCCAAGGGCATGGCACCCGTGCCGATCCTCACGGGAGGTACCGACGAATCGATCTCGGCGCGCTACCACGCGCGGGCCGTCGCGCTGGTGGCGCTGGAGCGTGAGGCGAGCGAGCCGGGTCAGGCGCCCGTCACGGTGGAGGTGACCCGAGCATGA
- a CDS encoding diol dehydratase small subunit: MSEKFTVAAAVDGKLDLSDLRMDPAVLAHQAVVAEEHGNPQLAENFLRAAELATIDDEEVMGLYEALRPHRSTAAELDALSASLEGRGASRCAELVRQAAAVYARRGLLR, encoded by the coding sequence ATGAGCGAGAAGTTCACCGTCGCAGCCGCGGTCGACGGCAAGCTGGATCTGTCGGACCTGCGGATGGACCCGGCCGTCCTCGCGCACCAGGCCGTCGTCGCCGAAGAACACGGAAACCCGCAACTGGCCGAGAACTTCTTGCGCGCGGCCGAATTGGCGACCATCGACGACGAAGAGGTCATGGGTCTGTACGAGGCGCTGCGGCCGCACCGGTCCACCGCAGCGGAGCTCGACGCCTTGTCAGCCTCGCTCGAGGGTCGCGGGGCGTCGCGCTGTGCCGAGTTGGTGCGCCAGGCCGCCGCGGTCTACGCCCGGCGAGGTCTGTTGCGGTGA